The Ipomoea triloba cultivar NCNSP0323 chromosome 4, ASM357664v1 DNA segment AAATATTAAGTCTTGAGGATTGACTTGCAGGAGACTTGCAAAAGGTGTTGCTCTTATAAATGGAGGGCCTGCGTCTTTCAGGTTATGCACAATTATACAATTACAGTCTTGAAAATACAGAACATATGGCAGAGTGTGCTGTTGTTTTTGTGCTCGACAAGATAACAGTCTTGTTAGAGGCAAAAGTGGTAATGCTGCATGGGCTCAAGCATGAAATTGAATACATCAAGGATGAGCTAGAAAGGGTGATAGCTTTCCTCGGAGTTGCTGATACAGTGGAAGATGGTGATGCAGAGATCAAGGTCTGGGTTAAGCAAGTCAGAGATGTTGCATATGACATTGAAGATGCCATCGATGAGTTCATGCTCCTACCAGCTGGGCATCAGTCCAGTATATTCTGTGGCTTCCTGTGGAGATTCTTTTTCTCCATTAGGAACTTGAAACCACGGCGAAAGATCGCTTATGAAATCCAAGGCATCAAGTCCAGGGTGCGCAGCATTGCAGAAGGACATCACAGGTATCGTTACAGATATAATGTCCCGGAACAAGTCTCGAGTACTAGTCATGCTTACGAGATAGCAAATGACCGTAGAAGTGATGCACTTCTATTGGAAGAAGATGAGATTGTGGGAATTGAAAGCCCCAGAAAAGAGCTAATTAGCTTGCTTCTGAAGGAGGATCCTACACTCAAAGTGATTTCTGTAGTCGGAATGGGTGGTTCTGGCAAAACCACTCTGGTGAAAAAAGTATATGATGATGCAGCAGTAAAGAAACATTTCCAGAGTCATGCCTGGATAACAGTTTCTCAGACATTCAAAGTTGAAGAGGTTTTGAAAGACATGATCCAGCAGCTGTTTGCAGAACTAAAACAACCAGTCCCAGAAGGAATGAGCTCAATGAATGCAAACAAGCTAAAAGTGATAGTGAAAGAGTTTCTGTTAAGAAGGAGGTATGTTATTGTTTTTGATGATGTGTGGAGTATTCGAGTTTGGGAAGCTATTAAACATGTGTTGCTTAAGGAAAAGCATGGCTGCCGTGTCGTCATCTCAACGCGTCTCATGGATGTAGCTTCTTCTTTTAGCATTGATACAAATGGCTATATTTATGAGATGAAACCCTTGTCTGAAGATGTGTCTTGGGTCCTCTTGTGTCGGAAGGCATTTTATGCAAGCTCATGCCCATCACATTTAAGGGAAATTTTAAAGCAAATCTTGAAAAGATGTGGGGGATTGCCTCTTGCAATTGTGGCCATTGGTGGTGTTTTGGCTACAAAGAACAGGACCAACATCAATGAATGGGGAGCCCTCTATCACAGCCTTGGCCCTGATTTTGAAGGCAATGATCAATTTGAAAGCCTGAGAATCATTCTGCTTCTGAGTTTCAATGATCTGCCTCAATATCTTAAACTTTGCTTTTTGTATTTGAGCATCTATCCAGAAGATCATTTGATTGAGCACAACACTCTGATTTATCAGTGGACAATGGAAAACTTTGTGAAGCAAAAAGAGGGAAGGACAGTAGAAGAAGTTGCAGAAGGCTACCTCATTGAACTCATCAACAGAAGCTTGATCCTTCCTGTGAAGCTCAACGATGATGGAAGCATGAAGCAGGGTCGAGTTCATGACCTTTACCGGGAGATCATTCTTTCAAAATCAAGAGATCACAACTTCATCGCCACAACAGATGAAGAGACTGCAGCATGGCCTGAGAAGGCTCGTCGCTTGTCAGTCCATGGCACATTGGGCAATGTACCAATGAAAAGGCAAGGTACTAAACTTCGATCTTTGCTTACATTTAATGTGACAGATTCTCAGTTCTCGTCACATGTTGTTCAAATACTTAGTAGCTGTAGGGTGCTCAAAGTTTTGGAGTTAAGAGGCACTTCTTTAGAAATAGTTCCGGAAGAAATTTTCCAATTGCTTCACTTAAGATATCTAAGTTTGAGAAGTACAAAGGTTAAAGTTCTTCCAAGATCAATTAAGAAGCTCAGAATGCTAGAGATATTGGATCTCAAGCACACGTATATTACTGAGTTGCCGGGTGCAATTTTAGAGCTTCAACATTTACGTCACCTTCTAGTATATGGTACATTACCATATTCATATCTACCTTATGATTGTTCACCCGGTTTTAAGGCACCACCAGGGATAGGGAAGTTGAGATATTTGCAGAAACTTGCATATATTGATTTTAACCCTGGCAGTGGAGTAATTGAAGAAATAGGGAAACTGAATGAGCTGAAGAGACTCTGCATTCAGAAGTTGAGAACTGAAGATGGTAAAGCCATGTGCTTATCCCTTGGAAAGCTCCACAAACTTCGATCACTGAATCTGAAATCAATAGAAGAAGATGTGATCCTAGATGTCAATTACCTTTCTTcacctcctcctcttcttcaaAACCTTTACTTGACAGGATCCTTGAGGAAGATGCCACCTTGGATAAAATCTCTTCATAACCTTGTCAAAGTATACTTCCGATGGAGTAAACTCGAGGATGACCCACTCGAGCTTCTGCAAGATTTACCTAACCTTGTCCATCTTGAATTTCTTGTGGGTTATACTGGAGAAACTCTGCACTTCAATGCAGGGAAGTTCCGAAGCCTAAGACTGTTGAATCTGGATAAGTTAGAAGAGCTAAGATCCGTGGTGATTGATGAGGGTGCGATGCCTCATCTTGAGAGGCTAGTTATTCAGAGGTGTAGTTTCATGGAAAGGGTGCCAGTTGGAATTGAGTGTCTCATTAACTTGAAATATCTCGAGTTTTTCGACATGCCAGATGAATTTATCTCGTCCTTTGTTCCAGACAAACAAGGTGAAGATTATTGTAAAGTTTCACACATTCCTGAGGTGTATTGTACATATTGGAAAGATGGCTTCTGGGAGGTGAATTCACTAGAAGAGAAGCACGGGAGCATCACCTCTCGAGGGCCTGGAAATGCTGCTGCTAAGATCACTGGGCGGCGCAACTCACTCTAGTCTCCAACTTTTGACATAAACATAAAGCTTGATTATCATGCTGCATTGCAGCTCCTAATCCTGAGTTTTATACTTGTATTGTACATATACTTGGCATTTTGTGCTCATTTTTCAGTTCTATTTTACAAGATTGTGCTATTTGCTGTTCTCTAAGAAATAAGAATGTATGATATATTGAAAATGCAGTATGGCTTGACTATCACAATACTGAAGCTAGAATTTCGAATGTTTTGGATCTTGACTAGGTATTGTTTGCTTGCTTAATTCTCTTAGCATCAGTTAGCATAGTATGATGCCATTGTGTACATCTCTTAGCGTAGTAATAacctatttttaatttttaaccacGTTCCAAAAACAACGTTGTTTCACGTAATTTTTTTCACACGACCTGCTGCAATATACATTTtgataactcataatgtacattattttaacacataatgcACAATATCTTACcccaaaattttcattattctaacacataatgtacattattctaactcataaaatttagCGATGTCGTTTTGGACCGTAATCCTAACAATAATTTGCAAGCTCAGAGTGGCATTTGCAATAAAAGGATGGAGGAATTGGCTCTGGTCTTCTCTGCTGCATCctacatgcatatattatgtTTCTCATTTGTCTTCCCAGTCTTTAACTTTGTTGCATGTCTCATATGTTGTCTAGTTTCTGAGTTGttataatgtactttatttattatttatattgatgTCTGGTTTATGTAACATAGTTGTTGTTTGAATCTTTTGAATAAGGTaaggtaacacttgtgtgagagtAGAGTTGCTTAGTTAGAGTCGGACTTTGACTGAGTCGAATTCAAACGAAATTATAAGGGTTGTATGGTTCAAGTTGTATAACATAATTATGGGAATGTGAACTTTGAAATGCCACATTTTCATGTTTAGTTGAGGTTATTTCACTTTCCCATTCATAGTAAGCACAACTAAGCCTACCAATTATAATATAAAGAGGATTGTGCTTCCCCATTCAAAGTAGTAAGCACTCTCTATATTAGGCAAATTCCTATTTCTTGTAGGACTGCTAGtctaaaatatgtataaatatattccAACGTAAGACAACCAACATAGAATAGATAAGAGAACTAAGCCTAGTTTCTATTAAATCGTTGCTCGTATAAATGGAGGACCTCCCTCTTTCAGGTTATACACAATCATACAAATGCAACACTGTCGTCTATGTGCTCGACAAGATAAGAGCACTCTTGTTAGAGGACGACATTGAATACATCAAGGATGAACTAGAAAGAGTGATAGCTTTCCTGGGAGTGGAAGATGGTGATGCAGACATCAAGATGTGGGTTAATCAAGCCCGAGATGTTGCATATGACATTGAAGATACCATTGACGAGTTCATGCTCCTTGTACCAGCTGAGCATCAGTCTAATAGATTCTGCCGCATCATGTGGAGATTCTTTTTCTTCGTTAGGAACTTCAAATCACAGCAAAGGATTGCCTCTGAAATCCAAAGCATTAAATCCAATGTGCTGCGACATCAGAGGTGCTGTTATCCGTGTCATGCATATGAGATAGCAAATGACCGTAGAAGTGATGCACTTGTATTGGGAGAAGATGAGATTGTGGGAATTGAGAATGCCAGAAAAGAGTTAATTAGCTTGCTTCTGAAGAAGGATCATACACTCAGAGTGATTTCTGTAGTTGGGATGGGTGGTTCGGGGAAAACCACTCTGGTGAAAAGGGTATATGAAGATGCAGAACATTATTTCCAGAGCCATGCCTGGATAACAGTTTCTCAGACATTCAAGGTTGAAGAGGTCTTAAAAGACATGATTCTGCAGCTGTTTTCAGAGGTGAAGCAACCCGTCCCAGAAGGAATGAGCTCGATGAAGGCGAACAAGCTGAAAGTGATTGTGAAAGAGTTCCTGTTAAGGAGGAAGTATGTTCTTGTTTTTGATGATGTCTGGACTACTCGAGTTTGGGAAGCTATTAAACATGTTTTGCCTAAAGAAAAGTATGGCTGCCGTGTCATCATCTCAACGCGTCTTATGGATGTAGCTTCTTCTTCTAGCATTGATACAAATGGCTATATTTATGAGATGAAACCTTTGTCTGAACAAGTGTCTTGGGCCCTGTTGTGTCGAAAGGCATTTCATTCGAGCGAATGCCCATCACATTTAAGGGAAATTTTAAAGCAAATCTTGAAAAGATGTGGGGGATTGCCTCTTGCAATTGTGGCAATTGGTGGTGTTTTGGCAACAAAGAACAAGACTAACATCAATGAATGGGGAGCCCTTTATCACAGCTTTGGCCCTGAGTTTGAAGGCAATGATCAATTCGAAAGCCTGAGAATCATTCTGCTTCTTAGTTTCAATGATCTGCCTCAATATCTTAAACTTTGCTTTCTGTATTTGAGCATCTATCCAGAAGATCATTTGATTGAGCACAATACTCTGATTTATCAGTGGACAATGCAAGGCTTTGTGAAGCAAAAAGAGGGAAGGACAGTAGAAGAAGTTGCAGAAGGCTACCTCTTTGAACTCATAAACAGAAGCTTGATCATTCCTGTGAAGCTCAATAATGATGGAACCATGAAGCGTGGTCGAATCCATGACCTTTACCGGGAGATCATACTTTCGAAATCAAGAGATCACAATTTTGTCACCACAGCATGGCCTGAGAAAGCCCGGCACTTGTCAATCCAGGGCACATTGGGCAATGCAGAGATGAAAAGGCAAGGCACTAAACTTCCAATTCGATCT contains these protein-coding regions:
- the LOC116014709 gene encoding disease resistance protein RPM1-like, with amino-acid sequence MEDLPLSGYTQSYKCNTVVYVLDKIRALLLEDDIEYIKDELERVIAFLGVEDGDADIKMWVNQARDVAYDIEDTIDEFMLLVPAEHQSNRFCRIMWRFFFFVRNFKSQQRIASEIQSIKSNVLRHQRCCYPCHAYEIANDRRSDALVLGEDEIVGIENARKELISLLLKKDHTLRVISVVGMGGSGKTTLVKRVYEDAEHYFQSHAWITVSQTFKVEEVLKDMILQLFSEVKQPVPEGMSSMKANKLKVIVKEFLLRRKYVLVFDDVWTTRVWEAIKHVLPKEKYGCRVIISTRLMDVASSSSIDTNGYIYEMKPLSEQVSWALLCRKAFHSSECPSHLREILKQILKRCGGLPLAIVAIGGVLATKNKTNINEWGALYHSFGPEFEGNDQFESLRIILLLSFNDLPQYLKLCFLYLSIYPEDHLIEHNTLIYQWTMQGFVKQKEGRTVEEVAEGYLFELINRSLIIPVKLNNDGTMKRGRIHDLYREIILSKSRDHNFVTTAWPEKARHLSIQGTLGNAEMKRQGTKLPIRSLLTFNVTDSQFSSRVVQILGSCRVLKVLDLRGTCLEIVPEEIFELLHLRYLSLRSTKVKVLPRSIKKLRMLEILDLKYTYVTELPVEILKLQHLKHLLVYGAIPYSYLPYDYSPGFKPPSGIGQLRYLQKLAYIEVNPGSGVIEEIGKLNELKRLCIQKLRTEDCKAMCSSIGKLHKLRSLNLKSIGEDVILDVNYLSSPPPLLQNLYLTGSLREMPHWIKSLHNLVKVYFRWSKLKDDPLEHLQDLPNLVHLEFLVGYTGETLHFNAGKFRSLRLLNLDKLEELRNVVIGEGAMPHLEKLVIQRCNLLARLPAGIECLFNLRYLEFFDMTDGFISTFLPDKRGGDYCKVSHISEVYYTYWKDGCWEVNSVEKKHGSNTSRGPGTAAAKITGRRNSL
- the LOC116016862 gene encoding disease resistance protein RPM1-like; this translates as MEGLRLSGYAQLYNYSLENTEHMAECAVVFVLDKITVLLEAKVVMLHGLKHEIEYIKDELERVIAFLGVADTVEDGDAEIKVWVKQVRDVAYDIEDAIDEFMLLPAGHQSSIFCGFLWRFFFSIRNLKPRRKIAYEIQGIKSRVRSIAEGHHRYRYRYNVPEQVSSTSHAYEIANDRRSDALLLEEDEIVGIESPRKELISLLLKEDPTLKVISVVGMGGSGKTTLVKKVYDDAAVKKHFQSHAWITVSQTFKVEEVLKDMIQQLFAELKQPVPEGMSSMNANKLKVIVKEFLLRRRYVIVFDDVWSIRVWEAIKHVLLKEKHGCRVVISTRLMDVASSFSIDTNGYIYEMKPLSEDVSWVLLCRKAFYASSCPSHLREILKQILKRCGGLPLAIVAIGGVLATKNRTNINEWGALYHSLGPDFEGNDQFESLRIILLLSFNDLPQYLKLCFLYLSIYPEDHLIEHNTLIYQWTMENFVKQKEGRTVEEVAEGYLIELINRSLILPVKLNDDGSMKQGRVHDLYREIILSKSRDHNFIATTDEETAAWPEKARRLSVHGTLGNVPMKRQGTKLRSLLTFNVTDSQFSSHVVQILSSCRVLKVLELRGTSLEIVPEEIFQLLHLRYLSLRSTKVKVLPRSIKKLRMLEILDLKHTYITELPGAILELQHLRHLLVYGTLPYSYLPYDCSPGFKAPPGIGKLRYLQKLAYIDFNPGSGVIEEIGKLNELKRLCIQKLRTEDGKAMCLSLGKLHKLRSLNLKSIEEDVILDVNYLSSPPPLLQNLYLTGSLRKMPPWIKSLHNLVKVYFRWSKLEDDPLELLQDLPNLVHLEFLVGYTGETLHFNAGKFRSLRLLNLDKLEELRSVVIDEGAMPHLERLVIQRCSFMERVPVGIECLINLKYLEFFDMPDEFISSFVPDKQGEDYCKVSHIPEVYCTYWKDGFWEVNSLEEKHGSITSRGPGNAAAKITGRRNSL